From the genome of Bacillus oleivorans, one region includes:
- a CDS encoding phosphotransferase enzyme family protein — MEAIVEKVFTEEIIMKGKQLFSVGGEWKKLGDFESFIFSGNLETTGTACILRFTHSSHRSSKDVFAEVEWVAYLKEKGARVPQHYYSIHHNLTEEIQAEDGSYFIVACYEMFEGSRIKWTEIEEEGNWEIVEEWGRTIGQLHRITKDYSPKDALKRLSWRDEELLQIEAWMENPDPEIVQYRDQILRQLEALPVNRNVFGLIHSDVHTGNFLVKDGKINVFDFDDCSYHWFASDIAIALYYSILSRDFQKSEEREEIAKMFLSHFLIGYETENHLPDSALQTIPIFLQLRDIVLYAVLQKKWDLSSLDDHQTTFFNMIESRVQSQQPIVQVTF; from the coding sequence ATGGAAGCGATTGTTGAAAAAGTTTTTACAGAAGAAATCATAATGAAGGGGAAGCAACTCTTTAGTGTGGGGGGAGAGTGGAAAAAGCTTGGTGATTTTGAGAGTTTCATATTTTCAGGGAATCTAGAGACAACAGGAACAGCCTGTATACTTCGGTTCACGCATTCGTCTCATCGTTCCTCTAAGGATGTATTTGCAGAGGTAGAATGGGTTGCTTATTTGAAAGAAAAAGGCGCCAGAGTTCCACAGCATTATTATTCAATCCATCACAATTTAACGGAAGAAATTCAAGCCGAAGACGGCAGTTATTTTATTGTTGCTTGTTATGAAATGTTTGAAGGCAGCAGGATTAAATGGACTGAAATTGAAGAAGAAGGCAATTGGGAAATTGTTGAGGAATGGGGTAGAACGATTGGGCAGCTCCATCGAATCACGAAAGATTATTCGCCAAAGGATGCGCTGAAACGTCTTTCATGGCGAGATGAAGAATTGCTGCAAATCGAAGCATGGATGGAGAATCCAGATCCTGAAATCGTTCAGTATCGAGATCAAATTTTGCGTCAGCTGGAAGCATTACCTGTAAACCGCAATGTCTTTGGACTTATACATAGCGATGTTCATACAGGTAATTTTCTTGTGAAAGATGGAAAAATCAATGTGTTTGACTTTGACGATTGTTCATATCACTGGTTTGCCAGCGATATTGCGATTGCTCTCTATTATTCAATTTTAAGCCGAGACTTTCAAAAAAGTGAAGAACGAGAAGAAATTGCTAAAATGTTTCTTTCTCATTTCTTAATTGGCTATGAAACAGAAAATCATCTTCCGGACAGCGCCTTACAAACTATCCCAATCTTTTTGCAGTTAAGAGATATTGTTTTGTATGCTGTGCTTCAAAAAAAATGGGATTTGAGTTCGTTAGATGATCATCAAACGACTTTTTTCAATATGATAGAGTCACGCGTACAGTCGCAGCAACCCATTGTTCAAGTGACATTTTAA
- a CDS encoding DinB family protein, with product MKDRKELLAAQFAACTNVPNWFVPLEQAVKGLNAEQAAWNDVPGANSIWSIVYHLTFWNERYLVRFNGNTPTDQVENNDVTFDVSNVDITEENWNTAVNRLMSSLLDWQDAILQADDAKLDSPVIDGEKGEWWDTIANIAIHTSYHIGQIVDIRKRQGSWNQQ from the coding sequence ATGAAAGATCGTAAAGAGTTATTAGCAGCTCAATTTGCTGCTTGTACGAACGTACCCAATTGGTTTGTACCATTGGAGCAAGCAGTAAAGGGGCTAAATGCAGAGCAAGCTGCTTGGAATGATGTACCAGGGGCCAATTCCATTTGGAGTATTGTGTATCATTTAACCTTTTGGAATGAACGGTATTTGGTCCGTTTTAATGGAAATACGCCAACAGATCAAGTTGAAAATAATGATGTTACTTTTGATGTATCTAATGTCGATATTACTGAGGAAAATTGGAATACAGCGGTTAATCGATTGATGAGCAGCTTATTAGATTGGCAAGATGCGATTTTACAAGCGGATGATGCAAAACTGGATTCACCAGTGATTGACGGTGAAAAGGGAGAATGGTGGGACACGATTGCGAATATAGCGATACATACTTCATATCATATTGGGCAAATCGTTGATATCCGTAAGAGACAAGGTTCATGGAATCAGCAGTAA
- a CDS encoding spore coat protein, translating into MDQDQRQRTLAWHETLELHELVAFNSIGLVKVKKGLREIQDPQLQTIYQQTIRELEMSLQELLQFYPLAPHPGESSEYRQYGDSFLAGDLLAFAKASVRNYAVAITETATPALREVLLKQLNQSVRGHARIYNYMYQKGLYPSYNLNLLLQNDVNLARRAMS; encoded by the coding sequence ATGGATCAGGATCAAAGACAAAGGACACTGGCCTGGCATGAAACGTTGGAGCTTCATGAATTGGTTGCCTTTAATTCAATCGGTTTGGTGAAAGTAAAGAAAGGATTACGCGAAATCCAGGATCCGCAGCTGCAAACCATATACCAACAAACGATTCGGGAGCTTGAAATGAGTTTACAGGAGCTATTACAATTCTATCCGCTTGCACCGCATCCTGGTGAATCTAGTGAATATCGTCAATATGGAGATAGCTTCTTAGCTGGTGATCTTTTAGCTTTTGCTAAGGCTTCAGTTCGAAACTACGCTGTTGCCATTACAGAAACAGCAACGCCAGCTTTACGAGAGGTCTTACTTAAACAGCTCAACCAATCAGTCAGAGGTCACGCTCGTATCTATAATTACATGTACCAAAAAGGATTATATCCATCGTATAATCTGAACCTGCTTTTACAAAACGATGTGAATCTAGCCCGAAGAGCAATGTCTTAA
- a CDS encoding amino acid permease gives MDFFIPGAGSKQDQGSEKAKLKWWQLSLLGVGCTIGTGYFLGSAIGIELTGPSIVISFILAALGTFIVYNLLAKMTAEDPQEGSFCYYADKAFGRWAGFSSGWNYWSSNILIMGSQLTALSILSRFWFPNVPLWIFAAIYAILSIIVVLTGTSGFDKVENLLAVIKTSAIVMFIIIAGAAYFGWINGDVARPGFPNTAGELFPEGLLGFWSSLIYAYYAYGGIEVIGMMATQLKKKEDAPKAGIIMLIVLAIIYVLSLSLAVLLAEHQAFNDKESPFVTALNPFNLNFFPHVFNAAIIIAGFSTMTASLFGVTKLLVTLADSGDAPKVFSKKLKKWKSLPLPSLGLATVGLLASIITALLLPGKIYEYITTAAGILILFNWAFIIFSALKILREKLWGKFLGILGIALILAAISGVIFEDSIRFGLFVSLLFVVIIGITAVIMQKTVWKKSNKTG, from the coding sequence TTGGATTTTTTTATTCCTGGTGCAGGTTCTAAACAAGACCAGGGAAGTGAAAAAGCGAAATTAAAATGGTGGCAGTTATCACTCTTAGGAGTTGGCTGTACAATTGGAACCGGATATTTTTTAGGATCAGCAATTGGAATAGAATTGACCGGACCATCCATTGTGATTTCCTTTATCTTAGCGGCACTTGGAACCTTTATTGTTTATAATTTACTGGCAAAAATGACAGCTGAAGATCCGCAGGAAGGCTCTTTTTGTTATTATGCGGACAAGGCCTTTGGTCGCTGGGCTGGTTTCAGCTCCGGCTGGAATTATTGGAGTTCTAATATTCTAATTATGGGAAGTCAATTAACAGCTCTATCGATTCTGTCACGATTTTGGTTCCCTAATGTTCCCCTTTGGATATTTGCTGCAATTTACGCCATTTTATCGATAATTGTTGTATTAACAGGCACTAGCGGATTTGATAAAGTAGAAAATTTATTGGCAGTGATTAAAACTTCTGCAATTGTCATGTTTATTATCATTGCGGGTGCTGCTTATTTTGGCTGGATCAATGGCGATGTAGCAAGGCCAGGATTCCCAAATACAGCCGGAGAACTGTTTCCAGAGGGACTGCTTGGGTTTTGGTCCTCTCTCATTTATGCATATTACGCTTATGGCGGGATCGAAGTGATCGGTATGATGGCGACTCAGCTTAAAAAGAAGGAGGATGCTCCCAAAGCTGGAATTATCATGTTAATTGTGCTCGCCATCATTTATGTGTTATCTCTCAGCCTAGCCGTTCTATTAGCTGAACATCAAGCATTTAACGATAAAGAAAGTCCGTTTGTTACGGCGTTAAACCCATTTAATCTCAACTTTTTTCCGCATGTATTTAATGCAGCCATTATCATTGCTGGTTTTTCAACGATGACGGCTTCATTGTTTGGTGTCACAAAACTTCTTGTAACCTTAGCAGATTCAGGGGATGCACCTAAAGTGTTTTCAAAAAAGCTTAAAAAATGGAAGAGCCTCCCCCTTCCCTCTTTAGGATTGGCAACAGTCGGTTTATTAGCTTCGATTATCACCGCATTATTGCTGCCAGGAAAAATTTATGAGTATATTACAACCGCTGCTGGTATCCTGATATTATTTAACTGGGCTTTTATTATTTTTTCTGCCCTTAAAATACTAAGAGAGAAACTGTGGGGCAAATTTTTAGGGATTTTAGGGATTGCTCTTATTTTAGCAGCGATTAGCGGTGTTATTTTTGAAGATTCCATTCGTTTTGGATTATTTGTCAGTCTATTATTCGTTGTGATTATTGGAATCACAGCAGTAATCATGCAAAAAACAGTTTGGAAAAAATCTAATAAAACTGGATAA
- a CDS encoding rRNA methyltransferase yields the protein MWKLANGKLIQTTDKSRVKFRTNISRSILDQLNTLAEENYTHVNYLIETGLKSVLSEGVITYNKNNRPKDRVQYKTTYDKELLEQVKEFAAEHNLFINDVIEYSVKFIKTDDIKDKSYKHRVE from the coding sequence ATGTGGAAATTAGCGAATGGAAAATTAATACAAACAACAGATAAATCTAGAGTTAAATTTAGAACAAATATTAGCAGATCTATTTTAGATCAATTAAACACATTAGCTGAAGAAAATTATACTCACGTAAACTACTTAATTGAAACTGGTCTTAAATCTGTATTATCTGAAGGTGTAATTACGTATAACAAGAATAATCGACCTAAAGATCGGGTTCAGTACAAAACAACTTATGATAAGGAATTATTAGAACAAGTGAAAGAATTTGCAGCAGAACATAATCTATTTATTAATGATGTGATTGAATATAGTGTAAAATTCATCAAAACTGATGATATAAAAGATAAATCATATAAGCATAGGGTAGAGTAA
- a CDS encoding LAGLIDADG family homing endonuclease produces MTDEQIIKMYKSGMPFKEMIPIIGLSDRAIRNVIYKHGIEMNREKQSGQPRKHKVNEDFFKKWSHEMAWVFGLLITDGNISGNSHCISFAQKDEKILRLIAKYMEADYVLGGTGPTKLTPTLLINSKEIKSDLAKLGISSNKSLTVPFPRIPEEYLPSFIRGVIDGDGWVQRNGYVMNITTGSQSFAEGLLSVFMNWNLRSEISIQNTRKGKHVYRVWVKGKYNLPKLAKIIYNDATDNYVHIRENLCLYV; encoded by the coding sequence TGATACCCATTATTGGGCTTTCCGATCGAGCCATTCGAAACGTGATCTACAAACACGGTATAGAAATGAATCGTGAAAAACAATCCGGTCAGCCTCGTAAGCACAAGGTAAATGAGGATTTCTTTAAGAAATGGTCTCATGAAATGGCATGGGTTTTCGGTTTATTAATAACCGATGGAAATATAAGTGGAAATTCTCACTGCATTTCCTTTGCACAAAAAGATGAAAAAATTCTCCGATTAATCGCAAAATACATGGAAGCAGACTATGTATTAGGAGGAACCGGCCCCACAAAATTGACCCCTACACTGCTTATTAATTCAAAAGAAATAAAATCAGACCTCGCAAAATTAGGAATATCATCTAATAAATCTTTGACAGTTCCTTTCCCAAGAATACCAGAAGAATATTTACCATCATTTATTAGGGGAGTGATTGATGGGGACGGTTGGGTTCAGAGAAACGGATATGTAATGAATATTACAACTGGAAGCCAGTCCTTTGCGGAAGGACTCTTATCAGTTTTTATGAATTGGAACTTACGATCTGAAATTTCAATCCAGAATACTCGTAAAGGAAAACATGTTTACCGCGTATGGGTAAAAGGAAAATATAATCTTCCTAAGCTAGCAAAAATTATTTATAATGATGCTACTGATAATTATGTTCATATAAGAGAGAATTTATGTCTCTACGTTTAG